TCACCCGCTGCGCCGAGCCCATCGCCGAGATGCGTTAGGTCTGCGGATCGGGCCATCGCCGGTGTCCGTCCCCATTCTCAAGCAAGGGACGTACCTCATCGCGTCCATCCAGTCGGCCATGACCGACAGCGAGGCGCTCTCGTTGCAGGACGACCTCATGGACCAGGTCAGCCGGTACCGGTCCAGGGGCATCATCGTCGACGTCACGGCCCTCGACGTGATGGACTCGTTCGCGGCCCGGTCGCTGCAGACGATCGCCCACATGACGAACCTTCGCGGTGCGGTCACGGTCATCGTCGGGATCC
This is a stretch of genomic DNA from Acidimicrobiales bacterium. It encodes these proteins:
- a CDS encoding STAS domain-containing protein yields the protein MSVPILKQGTYLIASIQSAMTDSEALSLQDDLMDQVSRYRSRGIIVDVTALDVMDSFAARSLQTIAHMTNLRGAVTVIVGIQAEVAFAMVQLGMSLEDVHTALDLEEGLAFLDQRTRMWGGDGRGG